DNA sequence from the Halichoerus grypus chromosome 8, mHalGry1.hap1.1, whole genome shotgun sequence genome:
TGAAGATGTTGTACAACTTCCTGGTGTCTGTCTCCACCTGAACCCTGAGGCCCTCCCACTTCCTGGGCTCCAGCGTCCTGAGGTGGGTGGCCAGGGCCTGGATGTACTCCCCAAAGACCACCATGTGCAAACTTCGCATGATTCTCTGTTCCCCCGAAAGACAAAGAGATGGAGAGGCCTGAGTGAAAGCTGTCCCAGGACCTGGTCTGGCTGGCCCTCGGGGATGGGGGTGGCGGGCTGCTACACGGGCCTGGCGGGGGCCTGTCCCCACCACCAGGCAGATGGAACCCCTGACCCCCGGAGTTGCAGGGGTGCCTGCCTCAGCTTCTCGGCAGGTCAGTCCCCCCGAGTCAGCCTCCTACCTCGTACACGGGAGTGGAGGGCACGTTGGGGCAGCCCTCCAGGCCTTGCCATAGGCACTGCAGAGCTCGAACCAGATCCTTGTCCTTCTTCCCGAAGTGGCCCCTCAGTTGACTCTGAGGACCAGAGGGTCAGACGTCACGGAGGCCCGAGGCGCCCGGCTGGCTGTGCTCTCTCCCACCCTTGCCTAGTCTGCTCCAGCCTTGTGGCCCCCGTCTCTCCCCACTGGGCGCACAGTCCTGGACCAGAAGGGCCCACACTGAGGGAGCCAGAGGCTCATCCCCTGTCTGTCCCAAAGGTCCATCCACCCTCCTCCTGCTGACTCCTGGGAGCACCCCAGATTCAAACTGCAGCCCTTGACTTGAGCTCCTCCCTGGAGCCCTCCCAAGTCCTCCTGGGTATCTCCCCTTTCCCTTTGGTCCCCACAGGACCATAGAATGCTTTCTCCCTCCAGATCAGACTCCTGAGACATGGGACAAGGGCCTGCTCAGTTCTCAGTGGACGCcagaggggacaggcagagggggcAACGCCAGCCCCCTCGGTGTTTAACCAGGGGACCCGAGCAAGTCCCATGCCCACTATACCGCAGCCCCCCGGTGCCCCATCTGCATGATGCAGCCTCATCAGCATCATCTGTAAAACACGGTGCCAAGTCCAGTCCATGAGCTGTGGCTGCCTGGAGCTCTGTGTAGAGAAGGACCCTGCAGCTCCATATGGACCAGAACGGAATGCTGGTAATTGATTAGTAATGTCTGCCACGGCCCAGGGTGAGGCAAGGCAGTATGTAGGCCATCCTGGGAGGGCATGACCTCTCTGGGTCTTCCCAGGCACTCAAATCTCTGTGGAAAATCCAATGGCAGATGTCTCAGGAGCCGGGGCCCACAGTGGAAAATGAATCACTGGATAGAGCTACAGGAATGGAGACCcgcccaccaccacctcccatcTTCCACCCAGGAAGCCCCATGAGGACAAGGCCCTGAACCCCAGATTTGAACAGGAAATGCCTTCCTGTGGTTTCCACATCCTACGAGGCCACCTTGCCCTCTCAAGACTTCAGCTCTGGGGCCAGCCCCTGGGTATCCTCAGGGACCTCATCCTCTGATGTGTGTGGCAGCCACAGTTCAGGGGAGACAAAGATGGGCAGGTACAGAGGCTCTGGGACGCAGTGATGGGACTTCACCTGCCTGGGGATGCACTGGGGTCAGAGCCAGGGTCAGGCGGAGGGGGAGTTGTCAGACCTCAGCTGGCCTGGCAGGAGAGCAGTTTCACaggtggagaaaggaagaggggacaAAGGGAGATGCCCTCAGTGAGGAGGAGCCAGACCTCAGAAAGGGGGGAGAGGccaagcccagcccagcccacccacAGGGACAGGGCCCCTCCCTcaggccagggggagggggagccggCCCTGCCCTTCTGCTCCAGACAAAGGCATGCGGAAGGCAGGAGGCCTGACCAGGCGGCCTGACCAGGAACTGATCAGCACCTGATCGGTACCTTGCCCTGTCACCCCAGCAAAGGCTCTGCTGGGCTGGGCACAAGTCCAGGGAGACACAGGCAGGCGCCTCCTGCCTAGGTTCTCTGGgagcagaaaagaccccacaccagggctggggcggggggtcACCTGGCACAAGGTTCTGACTCTAGGCAGGAGGTGGTCCCGGCCGTGGTCCTCAATGACGTGGATGGTGCCTTGCACAGCAGGGCCCAGGTCTGCCAGCTGAACGTGTTCCTGGCTCAGCTCCCGCCACGTTTCCCTGGTGGGCAACCAAAGGGGTCCatggggcctggcccagagcctgccacagccccaggctGCCCACCAGCCACACCGGGGCCCCTCTGTGCACCCTTGGACGCTCCCTCATTTCTGAGGCTGTTGCAGTCTACCTCATCCACTGTTTTTTCTGACTCCTCTCCCACAGGCAGCCAGGGCTATTGGCACCTGTTGTTTCCCTATGAAATGGTGCCATTCTGTACACACACGGGGGTGTTAGCCCCGCTTTTCTCACAGGTGGTCCGCATGGACCTGCCGCCTAGCCTGCCTGCTCCCACTGGCCCCGGCCGCACCCGACACACCCGCTGGCCCCGCCCACGCCCGGGCCGCACCCCGACACACCCGCTGGCCCCGCCCACGCCCGGCCGCACCCCGACACACCCGCTGGCCCCGCCCACGCCCGGGCCGCACCCCGACACACCCGCTGGCCCCGCCCACGCCCGGGCCGCACCCCGACACACCCGCTGGCCCCGCCCACACGCGGGCCGCACCCCGACACACCCGCTGGCCCCGCCCACGCCCGGGCCGCACCCCGACACACCCGCTGGCCCCGCCCACGCCCGCACCTGAGGATGCAGCAGTTTGCCAGCACGTGCACCTCGGGGAAGGCCCCGGCGGCGGCGTTCTGCTGGAGGAAGTGGACAGCCTCCGCCTGGTACCTGCAGAGGAGGATGGAGATGagcccctcccaccagcccagCCCCCCAGGCCGGCCCCACCCAGCCAGGCCCCGAGGGCTTGCTCCCTCCCCACTTCACTGCTGCTTCCTTCGCAGAATCACAGATGTGGGTGACAGCAACTGAGGTGTCAGCAAGGCAGCGAGGGCTGGCTTTGTGCCTTGGgctggctctgtgccaggccctgcccccagaTGCTTCCTAGGGACCTTTTCATTTAATGCTCTCGGTGACCATTTGTGATAGATGCTTCCAGAACAGGATAGGAGTGGTTTTTTCCTGTGGACTTGGGAACTGCAGAGAATGCTGCATTTGAGAGGCCTGCCTGCCCATCCCCCGCagtgaaggaagaggagggaggggaggcagtgCTCCCAGAGCCGGGCTGGCCCCCCACCCAGAGAGTCCGGGTGAGGCCTGGGGGTGCTGAGCTCTCGGGAAGGGGAGGCTGGCACCCCACGCCTGGGCTGGGTCACTGAAGCTgccccagagcagggagagggtcagGGACAGCACACTGCtctccaaaggcaggaaaaaagaggTGCCCTCACCTGTCCCAAGAACATGGATCAATCTGGCTGCCCAGccatattttcttaaacatttaaaaccTGGCTGATTTCACCGAAAAATCCCCATGTCTGGTTTCTCTTAAGTAACCTGCTTCATGTCTGCCGGTAATGGAGCCCGTCCCAGGTGAACACAGCTACTCTGAAGGCCCCAGAGAGAGGAGCCTCGTGATGGGGTCTACACAGTGCTTCATCTGAAACAGGAGCAGCCCACAATACTGACTCCAGCCCCAGCCCGGCAGGAAAGAGGCAGGGTCCCCACCCAAACCCTGAGGCCGGGGCAGAGCTGGGTGTGTGGCTCAGGGGTCTGATGGGAAAAGCAGAGGAACCGGGGAGGCGGGTAATCTACCAGGTCCCTGGCCAGGATCGGTAACCgagataatattttaatgaaatatttttaaaaatcaaaatcagtcCAAAACATCCATCATGAGCAAAacaccaaattttaaataaagacagaattCGACCCGGTATGTTCATGACTCCCCTCCTGGGCTTCCCCCTAATCCCAGTCCTGCTGGGAGCCACAGCCCCACGTGGTGTTTAAAGGtcaattaattaaaagtaaaataaaattacttaataactaaataaattaaaagtaaataaaatttaactggTCCCTCCGTGGAACCAGCTGGATAGCCACACGAGGCCAGAGCACCATGTCAGATGATGCTGCCATGGGGCATTTCCAGAGCCAGACTGGGAGCACCCAAAGCCAATGCTGGAACCTTCCCCTGCTTCGGGAACTGGCCAAGCACCTGGTAGCCAGAGGTTGGAGGCTTGGTCAGCACTCTAACTGGGGTTCGGTGGACCCAGCCACCCATGCCTCCTTCTGTGGGCAAGGACCACCTTTTCACTTACCTTTTCAGAAACTCTGAAAATGTTTCCAGAACCATCGCTTGCACCTGGCTAGTGATAGGTAGTCCCATGGGTTGTACTGCATTCATGCTTTCTTCCAGCAGCTGTCAGTCAAAGCAAGTGGGCTCTCAGGGGGACCCAGGAGTCACAGAGCCAGTGGACCCTAGGAGAATGTGTCCCCCCCCAACTTTGTGCCTGACACAGCTGTCCTTGCAGGAAAGGCTGGTGTGCACAGGCCACCACACCCGTACCACTCTGCAGATGCACAGAGCAGACGCCTCCCGCCAGGCCCTCACtacccctcccaacccccccaccaCCTTGCCAGCCCTCTCTCCCTTGAACCCTCCACCGTGTCCTGCCATGAGCCAGCCCACGCAACATCCTCCTCTCCATGCATGGCTAGGCTTCTCCCGTTTAGCCCGgaggctgccccagccccacctgaAGCTGCCAACTCCCCACCTGACACTGAACAGTGCTGCTTGGTGTAAAGGCATGAGGACGCTTAACAtcacctccttttcttcctccaacCCTGAGCAGTCAAGAGAAGCAATAGAAACCCCCAGCACCAAATCCTCTAGAAAAaaaagccccctccccccgccaccaccaccacacacactggtggcctctcctcctcctgggccAAACACCCTTCACCCCAGTGGGCTGCTCGACCCTCTCCCTGAGGCGTCCCCAGACACCGGTCCCAGTGCAGGTCCTACCTGAGGTCTGAGCAGGCTCGTGAGCCGAGACATTCCAGGAAGAGGCCTCTCCCCAGAACATATGCCCCGCACCCCTGCACTGGGGCCCCACTTGCCTCTGCCCGTCGCCCTCAGACACTGACGCTTCGATGCCCGGAGCCCCACCCTCCACCGTGCCACCCATCCTTGCTGCACACGTGCCCCACCACCCATCACCCATCGCCCCCCAGACCCCCGTCCTTCCAGGCCCCCTCCCAACCAGGCCGGGCGCTCAGGAAGGGGCCAGGGACCCCAAGTGGCAGGCTGGGAAGGTTCGGACAGGTGCGTACCTGGAAGATTTCGAGAAACGTTGGGTGGGAACACTGGGCCCACTTTTTCCGATCCCAGATCAGGACTCTTTCTAGACGCTTTTCCAACTCTTCCTGCCCAGAAAACAGTAAAAGCAACTTCTATCCCCACACTCCTCTCTGCAGCACATCAGGTCCATCCCCGACTGAGGACAGGAGGGTGACACCCAGAGCCAGCCCAGGGACCATCGACCAGCGGCCTGAAATCCTCCCCCAGGGACCCAGTTCCAAGTAAACCCCCTCTTTCACAGCCTCCAGCCCTCCGTCTGTCATGGGTGGTCTGTGAAGCACCTTCTAGATACACCGTCCTCCTCGTTCCTGGCAGGTCCTGCCCCGTGCCCCAGCCGCTCGTTCAcggcctgggggggaggggggacgacAAGCAGCTACCACTACCAGGCAGCCAGAGCCCTTCCGTGGGCGAGACCTAAGAGGGGCGCCCAGAGACCCACAGCCTGGGGGTGCCAGGGAGACCCGGGGTACTGGGGACCAGCTCCTGGCCAAAACCCTAGGTGTGACCTCTCAGGCCCGACCACAGGCAATAACAAAGGCTGTCTCTGGCAGGTTCCCAGGGGAGGCTGCCCTCCTCACCCGGGCTTGCGGCACGGCCAGCGCCATGCAGTCTGGGGGGGCCTCAGGCTGGTTGTCCCCTGCTCCCACGCAGGTCTCCCTCCTAGCCCAGGCACCTCCATCCAGAGGCCTGCTTACTGGGGGCCCTGGGCAGGCCGAGGCCTCCTTATTTGGGGAAGGGGACAGCCTAGAAGCCAATTTTCTCCACCGACTCAGCACTCAGTACTTTCCCATGCCTAGCCCTGTCCCTGTCACGCCCTGCCCTCGTCCACCAAGCAGCAGGGAGCTCTGTCTGGCTGCCTGGGCCGGGAGAGGATCCTGACGCCACGTCCAGCTGATGTTAGCCCTCGCCTGGCCCGGGTGCCGGGGATGGGACGGGCACCGCTCCCGCTAAGCCTCttgccagacacagaaggaagcCTACATGGTCACGTTCGTTCTGGTCGCCTGTCCGAACGGACCACTGGACACCCAGCACAGCCCTTGACAGGTGGGGTGTGGAAGAGCAGGAAATGCTAagccctgtcttccttccttcagcCCAGACTGCAACTCCGCAGTTTCAGGGGAACCGTGAAGGACAGGGGGCCTCCAAACCCACGTGCTTCAAGGAGACAGAGCCCTGAGTTTGCAACCAAGGAAAGCCTAAGCATTTATATACCAGTTACTGGAAAGTTCCAGCAAAATCGATACTGATTCTTTACTGCACTGAGAAACTAAGCTTTCTCGGTCTGTTAGCTAAGAAAGGCAGAGATCTTCCTTCCCTGTATCCCGAACATCTCTTCCACCGGTCCCCGTGACTCTTGACACGTCTGTACCAAGACCAGGAGCGCTGGTACAGGAAATCACGTTGGTAAAAATGATCACAGTAGGAGATTGTGATGTCCCCTTGAGTCCTCACTGTGTCTGCCGTGGATTAACCGCGTGCACCCATCTTGGGGCAGCTGGCTTTCCGCCTGAGGCTCACTGGCCCTGCCCTGTAGCCACTAGAATGGAAGAAGCCAGACCGCCCTCACTGGTCAAGGCAGCGACCTCCGGTCAGGTGCTCTCCCTACAGGCCCGCTAGACGACGGTCCTCCCACCGCAGAGCCACGGCCACTGTCACTTCCCATGTGACAGTGCTCAAGGGCCAGAATCAACGCGCcagcaccccccagccccaccacccagggcccagcctggcccagcccctTGCCTGCTGTGCCCCAGATGCCGGACGAGGAGGCCCCTGGGTGACAGATACTCCTGGGTCCATTTACCTGGATCAGCCCCACCAGCTGCTTCTGCATTTGGGACATCCAGGTAACAAACATTACGGGGTCCAAGAGGTGGCCGACCGTGGGCTCCTGAGAGGTTGGTTGTGCTTTCGCAAGTGTCTCCCTATTGGGTTGGAAGGAGCCATGAGGGGCAAAGAgctgagctggggctggggtgtggaGGACAGCTCAGTGCTAAGGGCAGTGGACCCGCGGCTGGGcctcgccccctccccagcctgtgctgcccgccccccacccctgcgcAAGGCCCAGTGACTGGAGAGGGCAGCCGGGCTGAGAAATGGGAGCAAGAGGCTCTGTTGGTGTAGACAAGTCTcagtggccacacacacacaccctaacgCACTGACACACCCATCCACATACTACGCGGCAGACACGCTGACCCACACTAACACACGCGTGTGCGCGCGCTGTCCCCAAGGCCAGCTGTGTCCACCCTTCTCCGACCACCAGTCCCGCCCAGGTGGCCCCTCAAAGTCTCTCTGTTGATCACAGCCCTGGCCTGAGGACCCTCACCCAGAGCAGTGGCCTCACCCAGCACCCCAAGG
Encoded proteins:
- the LOC118540371 gene encoding uncharacterized protein LOC118540371 isoform X2, which translates into the protein MSFFELVQEGCFLEAYQSISTLAEEGQDCGPQYQAVAQSMWQVVQQALEGTGPSQELELKLQAVLTTVGRTQDGHQSREAGALQDGGVALWAGQLEKLLRNDAEARVPTLGPKDQLDPYLEKLDKAVRQGLGSPRASRLGTCLWGVYRTYFQEALLSRLSELTRSSGTNLKSCQVLYTWGKTNLFGRPGETLAKAQPTSQEPTVGHLLDPVMFVTWMSQMQKQLVGLIQEELEKRLERVLIWDRKKWAQCSHPTFLEIFQLLEESMNAVQPMGLPITSQVQAMVLETFSEFLKRYQAEAVHFLQQNAAAGAFPEVHVLANCCILRETWRELSQEHVQLADLGPAVQGTIHVIEDHGRDHLLPRVRTLCQSQLRGHFGKKDKDLVRALQCLWQGLEGCPNVPSTPVYERIMRSLHMVVFGEYIQALATHLRTLEPRKWEGLRVQVETDTRKLYNIFMKHGDLGLANLQEPIMGIFGSSENKSRETVDDWLASFRDRFPGYLSMQDQPCSSVDLEEEIEVKGSSCCCCC